A single window of Bacteroidales bacterium DNA harbors:
- the mtaB gene encoding tRNA (N(6)-L-threonylcarbamoyladenosine(37)-C(2))-methylthiotransferase MtaB, translating to MQKKVSFHTLGCKLNFSETSTIAREFSSKGFEKVKFGEKSDIIVINTCTVTGIADKKCRQAIKKAKKTSPDAFIAITGCYAQAEISKISKIPGVDVVLGMNEKFNLFKYFDSFEKQEHTVVHSCETSEIKSFDAAFSSGDRTRSFLKVQDGCDYPCTYCTIPSVRGKSRSDTVSATTEQAKKIAKLGYKEVILTGVNIGDFGAGTNETFFDLIKELDKVDGIERYRISSIEPNLITDEIIKFTEKSNKFLPHFHIPLQSGSDKILKLMKRRYNTDLFKKKIEQINQLIPDAFLGIDVIVGFPGETDKEFEETYKLLESLNISFLHVFSYSVRPGTVAEKMPVQVPGYVIKKRSAILHELSDYKHKAFYKQFVGTEHKVLFEGAKHKNSMYGFTENYIKVEHTFNEIFVNQILNFKIEKINENGNAEGIIL from the coding sequence GTGCAAAAAAAAGTATCATTCCATACGCTGGGCTGTAAATTAAACTTCTCAGAAACATCAACTATTGCAAGAGAATTTTCATCAAAAGGTTTTGAAAAAGTTAAATTCGGCGAAAAATCTGACATAATTGTAATAAATACTTGTACGGTAACCGGAATTGCCGATAAAAAATGCCGTCAAGCCATTAAAAAAGCAAAAAAAACATCACCCGATGCTTTCATTGCAATTACGGGCTGTTATGCTCAGGCAGAAATCAGTAAAATATCAAAAATTCCGGGTGTTGATGTTGTTCTCGGGATGAATGAGAAGTTTAATTTATTCAAATATTTTGATTCTTTTGAAAAACAAGAACATACAGTTGTTCATTCATGTGAAACATCTGAAATTAAAAGTTTTGATGCTGCATTTTCTTCGGGAGACCGAACACGTTCGTTTTTAAAAGTACAAGACGGTTGTGATTATCCCTGTACTTATTGCACAATTCCGAGCGTAAGAGGAAAAAGCAGAAGTGACACAGTTTCAGCAACAACAGAGCAAGCAAAGAAAATTGCAAAACTCGGATATAAAGAAGTTATTTTAACAGGTGTAAACATAGGAGATTTCGGAGCAGGAACAAATGAAACTTTTTTTGATTTAATAAAAGAATTAGATAAAGTTGACGGTATTGAACGATACAGAATATCATCAATTGAACCTAATTTAATTACTGATGAAATAATTAAGTTTACAGAAAAATCAAACAAGTTTTTACCGCATTTTCACATTCCTTTGCAATCCGGCAGCGATAAGATTTTAAAGTTAATGAAGCGTCGTTACAATACGGATTTATTCAAAAAGAAAATAGAGCAAATAAATCAATTAATTCCGGATGCTTTTCTCGGAATTGACGTAATTGTCGGATTTCCGGGAGAAACAGATAAAGAGTTTGAAGAAACATATAAGTTATTGGAAAGTTTGAATATTTCATTTTTGCATGTATTTTCATATTCTGTGCGTCCCGGAACTGTCGCAGAAAAGATGCCGGTTCAAGTACCCGGTTATGTGATTAAAAAAAGAAGTGCAATACTTCACGAACTATCTGACTATAAGCATAAAGCATTTTACAAACAATTTGTCGGAACAGAGCATAAAGTTTTATTTGAAGGTGCAAAGCATAAAAATTCTATGTACGGTTTTACCGAAAACTACATTAAAGTTGAGCATACTTTTAATGAAATTTTTGTAAATCAAATTCTTAATTTTAAAATTGAAAAAATAAACGAAAACGGAAATGCAGAAGGAATAATTTTGTAA
- a CDS encoding ABC-F family ATP-binding cassette domain-containing protein has protein sequence MISLNNISIAFNGIPLLKDISFVINKKARIGLTGKNGAGKSTLLKIIYGIQEKDAGSVSVPGGTTMGYLPQKMEYPTGKNVMEEALTAFDKINLIKKEAEKLNIQLSERTDYESDEYLKLIEKINKYEEHLQITGANTFEAETEKTLKGLGFVQKDFTRDVAEFSGGWRMRIELAKLLLQKPDLLLLDEPTNHLDIESIEWLEQLLVFYEGAIIMISHDRNFLDNITKRTVEIAKGKIYDYKAPYTKYELLRKERIEQQLAEYQNQQKMIQETEKFIERFRYKATKAVQVQSRIKQLEKLERIEIDETDISDLGFKFPEAPRSGDLVIDIENMTKSYTDEAVLKDIWLTVERGKKIALVGKNGEGKTTLVRIITGELSHEGKVKIGHNVKIGYFAQNQDKELDDNKTVFETLDDIAVGDVRTKLRSILGNFLFSGEDIDKKVKVLSGGERSRLALAKLMLEPYNLLILDEPTNHLDMHSKDVLKNALKQFGGTILLVSHDRYFLDGLVDEIYEFTNKQIKKHGGDIKYFMKKKRLENLKSIEKNTNLSKAETKEGKTSANKDLYLKRKEFEKEIRKVTKQIDQTEKRIEELEIFISDTEKKLSSGEAITDELFYKKFDKAKKELDEKMYEWEILTEKNSSLVSEKESIT, from the coding sequence ATGATTTCATTAAACAATATATCAATAGCTTTTAACGGAATACCTTTACTTAAAGATATTTCATTCGTTATAAATAAAAAAGCTCGAATAGGCTTAACCGGAAAAAACGGTGCAGGAAAATCTACATTATTAAAGATTATTTACGGAATACAAGAAAAAGATGCAGGAAGTGTTTCTGTACCCGGAGGGACTACAATGGGATATTTACCTCAAAAAATGGAATACCCTACCGGAAAAAATGTTATGGAAGAAGCTTTAACTGCATTTGATAAAATAAATTTAATAAAGAAAGAAGCAGAAAAATTAAACATTCAACTTTCTGAAAGAACTGATTATGAGAGTGACGAGTATTTGAAATTAATTGAAAAGATTAATAAATACGAAGAGCATTTACAAATAACCGGAGCAAATACATTTGAAGCCGAAACTGAAAAAACTTTAAAAGGTCTTGGCTTCGTACAAAAAGATTTTACGCGAGATGTTGCCGAATTCAGCGGAGGTTGGCGGATGCGTATTGAATTGGCAAAATTATTATTACAAAAACCAGACTTGTTACTTCTTGATGAACCTACGAATCATCTTGATATTGAATCAATTGAATGGCTTGAGCAATTATTGGTTTTTTATGAAGGGGCAATTATCATGATTTCTCACGACAGAAATTTTTTAGATAACATAACTAAAAGAACTGTTGAAATTGCAAAAGGAAAAATATATGACTACAAAGCTCCTTACACAAAATATGAACTGCTGAGAAAAGAAAGAATCGAGCAACAACTTGCCGAATATCAAAATCAGCAAAAAATGATTCAGGAAACTGAAAAATTTATTGAAAGGTTCAGATATAAAGCTACGAAAGCTGTTCAGGTTCAATCAAGAATAAAACAACTGGAAAAATTAGAGCGAATTGAGATAGATGAAACCGATATTTCCGATTTAGGATTTAAGTTTCCGGAAGCTCCTCGCTCAGGAGATTTGGTCATTGACATTGAAAACATGACTAAGAGTTATACCGATGAAGCTGTTTTAAAAGATATTTGGCTTACCGTTGAACGCGGAAAAAAAATTGCCCTTGTCGGTAAAAACGGAGAAGGAAAAACTACTTTGGTCAGAATTATTACCGGCGAATTGTCCCATGAAGGAAAAGTAAAAATAGGGCATAATGTTAAAATAGGATACTTTGCACAGAATCAAGACAAGGAATTAGATGACAACAAAACCGTTTTTGAGACCCTTGATGATATTGCAGTAGGAGATGTCAGGACGAAACTCAGAAGTATTCTCGGCAACTTTTTATTCAGCGGAGAAGATATTGATAAAAAAGTAAAAGTTCTGTCAGGCGGAGAACGTTCTCGTTTGGCTTTAGCAAAGTTAATGTTAGAACCATATAATTTATTAATACTTGATGAGCCTACAAATCATTTAGACATGCACTCGAAAGATGTTCTTAAAAACGCATTAAAACAATTCGGAGGAACTATTCTTTTGGTATCGCACGACAGGTATTTTCTTGACGGATTGGTTGATGAAATTTATGAGTTTACAAATAAACAAATAAAAAAACACGGCGGAGATATTAAGTATTTTATGAAGAAAAAACGATTAGAAAATCTAAAATCGATTGAAAAGAATACTAATTTATCAAAAGCTGAAACCAAAGAAGGTAAAACATCTGCCAATAAAGATTTATACTTAAAAAGAAAAGAATTTGAAAAGGAAATAAGAAAAGTAACCAAACAAATTGATCAAACTGAAAAACGCATTGAAGAACTTGAGATTTTTATTTCCGATACCGAAAAAAAACTTTCTTCGGGCGAAGCAATTACCGATGAGTTGTTCTACAAAAAATTTGATAAAGCAAAAAAAGAATTAGATGAAAAAATGTATGAATGGGAAATTTTAACTGAAAAAAATTCTTCTTTAGTTTCAGAAAAAGAAAGTATAACATAA
- a CDS encoding indolepyruvate oxidoreductase subunit beta, whose amino-acid sequence MKSDIILSGVGGQGILSIAATIGTAALQKGLYMKQSEVHGMSQRGGDVSSNMRVSDKPVASDLIPMGKADVILSVEPMECLRYISFLKPDGWLITNSKPFNNIANYPDLEEVYKEIRKVKNHIIIDADAIAKELKSIRSSNIVMLGAASPFIDMEYDSFKEALKTIFGRKGEEIVNKNIAALDKGREFTLNQKK is encoded by the coding sequence ATGAAATCAGACATAATATTATCAGGTGTAGGCGGACAAGGAATTTTGTCAATTGCCGCAACAATAGGAACTGCCGCTTTACAAAAAGGCTTATACATGAAACAATCCGAAGTTCACGGAATGAGCCAAAGAGGCGGAGACGTTTCATCGAACATGAGAGTATCGGATAAACCGGTTGCATCCGATCTTATTCCTATGGGGAAAGCAGATGTTATATTATCAGTTGAACCGATGGAATGTTTAAGGTATATTTCATTCTTAAAACCTGACGGGTGGTTAATTACTAATTCAAAACCATTCAACAATATCGCAAATTATCCCGACTTAGAGGAAGTTTACAAAGAGATCAGAAAAGTAAAAAACCATATTATTATTGATGCCGATGCCATTGCAAAAGAACTAAAATCAATTCGGTCTTCAAATATTGTTATGCTGGGAGCAGCGTCTCCGTTTATTGATATGGAATATGACAGTTTTAAAGAGGCCTTAAAAACAATTTTCGGAAGAAAAGGAGAAGAAATTGTTAATAAGAACATAGCAGCCTTGGACAAAGGCAGGGAATTTACTTTGAATCAAAAAAAATAA
- a CDS encoding GxxExxY protein, which produces MHENDISYKIIGAAIDLHKAIGPGLLESAYENALAFDLSKLGFEVKQQVPMPFIYKDVKQDVGYRVDLLINNKVIVEVKSVETLAPVHFSQTLTYLRLSDLKLALLINFNSKLLKDSIHRIVNKL; this is translated from the coding sequence ATGCACGAAAATGACATTTCATATAAAATTATCGGTGCAGCGATAGATCTTCATAAAGCTATCGGTCCGGGCTTACTTGAATCAGCTTATGAAAATGCATTGGCTTTTGATTTAAGCAAATTAGGTTTTGAAGTAAAACAGCAAGTTCCGATGCCCTTTATTTATAAAGATGTAAAACAAGATGTCGGATACAGAGTTGATTTACTTATAAACAATAAAGTTATTGTTGAAGTAAAATCAGTAGAAACATTAGCTCCCGTTCACTTTTCTCAGACCTTAACATATCTGAGATTATCCGATTTAAAACTTGCATTATTAATCAATTTTAACAGTAAATTGCTAAAAGACAGTATACACAGAATAGTAAATAAATTATAA